The Aedes aegypti strain LVP_AGWG unplaced genomic scaffold, AaegL5.0 Primary Assembly AGWG_AaegL5_hic_scaff_1566_PBJ_arrow, whole genome shotgun sequence genome includes the window TTCTGCTCAACATATCAACTCTATCTTTTGCAGttacaaagttattcatgaattactcttttttcaaggggtagtttaggcctctataactggcttcggcgcaaaatggcgcccTAAACTACCATACTAaactaaactaccccttgaaaaaagagtaaatcatgaataactttgttacttcaaaagataaacttttttcgtcaaagttgcgctttaatataccaagaaaacttctccgaacaaactatatcgctaaaatcaacggttttgggcgctattcaaaagcgcatgaaaatcgagaaaataaaacacagtacACCATAGGAGTAAACCGCTGGCGTAAAGGTCACGAACAAACTTTCCAGCCGTTTAATTCTGGAGGCTTAGAATTTGATTTTCTCGTCGCCAAACTGTGACGTctcgaataatattcaaattaagtTTTGCTTCTGGTTTATTGGACGTTCACTTAATAACTATTTTTCTGCCCTTTTAGCAGCACTTACTACGATCGGTGTTTTGATCGGTAGCAACCGTAGTCAGGTAGTAACCACGGTATCCACGAATACTGTTTGCAGTGATGACAATACACTACTAAATTAATTATATGTAATTTATTCATTAATTTGatgtaagcaaaaaaaaaacaaaactttcgatCAGATCTAGTAAAAATTGAACATTGCTATTGGAGAcgcgagatcacctctgcatatCAATACTATCCACAGggaggagttttgttagtggaagggttcaaaagctacatgGTCAAAATTCACCTTGGTTAGTGATGCAATTCATGTAGCCATGTAGCCTAAATCATgacaatcttatttttttataaaacgagAATCAGGGCTCATGTCGACACTTCTAGTGACGAACCATCTATAGGGTCTTTAACCCTGTAATACCCAACCCCGTCTTTTAGACGGGTTACACTTTggaatttgtgtattttttcgtggctcggaaatcaaaatgattttatttttggctttaaACCTTGACCCATATGCCGTGTttatgagaaaagttttttatgacttttgaaaactttttgtattattaaaaaatgtttgaaaaattgtattcttatataacctacaaatgcgtggggattcatttaacgtgtaatataaaaaatcgtaccttttatatgtttctactatcaaactatcatAGAAGAACAGTTTGGTGGTATAcacataatttcaaacctgttttccgttaattacacggaaaacaaaaaatatttccagaaaaatattaaaatttatttttttcaaaaaataccgtaagagcttgaatttttattattgccaaaaatcagtaactagaagaggcttcaagaaaaaatgaaaaaggatagggatgttcaaaaataaaaaccaaaaatcatagatttggGAATAGAAATAagtcattgcccaaaacgtgtttagaacgattttagataactaaaaatgatatttagatggaaaataaaaatttgggtgttAGAGGTTAACGATTAAATAAATGTAACATTGTCACGATACGAGCCAGTACGAGCACAAAacaagctcaccagttggtaatccatcctcgattaAAGTTATAATCTAGGCATCAACACGCAATAGTAAGGATAGAAAAACGCGCTGATAAAGCGGCGAAAAGCAAATTATTAGCTTATTAGGCTTGGGCTTTCGCAGCAATCGGTtcaatgaaataataaaaaaaatcattggataaaatgactaaacaaaagaaaactttTTCAGTAGCTTTAAATACACTGCGGGGCAAGAAGTACACCCTTTTAAATTACATATTTTAACTATCATTGATCATAGGTATTCTGCATCAAGCTacacatttcaaattttatgaatacaAGTCAACAGATgtatagggtagaagtaccaattatggctatagcaccaattatggcaatagtggaaacaaaaagagatttttcttattgtttcactagaatataacggTTTATATTCATAGGAATGATAaacctatttgtttttgatggtaactaaaccttgataagaacattcgtgcaataagcttcgaaaaatgaacatttgaaaatattgccTCACACATATGTCAtcttcttagcagtttgctaAAGGACACCACTTACGAactgtatgttttcatccggaaaaactgcttcaaccGAATAATGTATGGTGCCttgtgagaacaaatgaataaatttagctggtgaGCTATCATATCTACTGTTTTAagctggaaatcgtgttatttccactatgtcgataactggtacaagagtgtatgagagcccaattatggcgataCTCTGGAggcagtttgtttacattttttgatctgTGAAATAAAGAAGTAAAGCTGTTTTActggtgacttccacgacgggaaggttcggtaaggcattatcttcatgttttgtactcaattgctaagatttttcaatcacacgttcgaaaatgtttgctagcggaagatgctaatttcatggtagaggGGGGTTTTCAGTGACACTcgattttgaattttccctcttttttccttcaaattagGCGCTGAAAAGGTAATTTGAGtttattaatgctgttttgCATCATAAATTACGTTTTCACTACATTTCGActccttttcgaaaattaatttgctcCCATGAAacccattgcaataaattgatttaacatgTATTTAACacaaaacttttggaaaattttatgagcaaTCACTTCATTACATATTAACGTTGTATTATTATTCGCTCTGGATgacgtttgagttcatttcgtgaaaatattcgatagtccataattgggacacttttatgtcgaatgctaggaactctattgccataattggtacaaagacaacgcttttttaaaaccattttttagaagcttaaagtcaatttagtactaaaactgtttaatttAACTGCTTTGCAAGGcttcaaactagtaattaacaccaacaagtcatgcttacgttttaGGAACGCGgttaaaacttgatttttatctgtactgttgacatattgcatccataattggtacacctaccctaaagCGAAAAGCAAACAAGCCCAACTTTCCGCTTTTCAGCACACCACTGCAAAAAATGTGGGGAAATTCACAGCAATGCGAATGCCATCTGTTGTAAAATATAGGCAATCTCGTTATCAAACTGCTTTCTTCGTTCATATTTCCCCAATTAGTTCATCTAGTCAACGCCACAATAGACGCAGAATTGTTTCCCTCGAgatgaaaaaaaactattgtgaCCTTCATACCCAAATCAGCTAAAACCAAACGGAACCGAAGGACTATCGACCAATAAGAGTACTCCCTGCAATTTAAAATATCCTCGGATCTTTTCTTGGCAACAGAGTTAAGTGGTTAAAGTTGGAGACACTCTGTCGATCACCAACTAACCGATGGCACACCGCAGGGATTTTGCAGCTCCTTTTTTCACTCTACATTCTATAACATGTTCTCAGTGCGAGTATCATCTGTACGGCGATAAGCTTCAGAACTGACCCCGTCGAACTGGATGATAAAATTGGTAAAATCCACACCAACCTTTCGGCAATCCAACGCTGGGCAACTATTAATAGTTTGTCTCCATATTCCCAAGAAGACGCAGGCCATCGTGAAGGTACAGTCATTGACCAGTCCTACATAGTATTCTGTAACGAGGTAATCGTACGACTGATAGTGTCAAAAATCTCGGCCTTTACAAGGACAATAACTTAACTTGGTGCCATCAGGTGAACGACGTCATCGCAAAAGTCTATGGTAAACTGCGAACGTTCCGGAGATTTGTCATCCCAGTAAGCGATTCGTCAGAAACTCCGCTTAGTCGGTAGTTGCACCGTTTTTCACCCTACGGAGATGTGATCTATTATCTCGGATTGAAAGCAGCCCCTAAGGGTCCGACTGTATCGATGTTCCAACACAACAATCCGTTTGTACATAGACTACGAGTCCGAGATACTACTTGCCGGTGTGAGGAATCGTGTGTTTGGTCGAGATCTTCCGGACAACTATATCTACCGAATCTGCTGCTAGATTCGAAAGAATATCTTCAAGAACTATCGCAATACATCCTGCAGAAAGGCCAAATGCAACGCAGCCGGTCGTTCGTCATACCACCCCATTCAACTCAACTGAGACGAAGTGTATTAGTACATAAAGTTAGCTCTGGAACAACCTTCCCCTGAAGACGCAGATGAAGCCCACAGTGCATAGTTTTAGACAATCTCTCTATCCAATGTAACAAACATTACTTTAAGACACCAATGCAATTTGCTACAATTGTTCAAATTTTCCTAAAGCTAAAAATTTGTTTCTCCTCTACCTCACATAAGCAAAACAtgtaaaatgtgtattttttaaTAACCTTTTAAACTATACCAAACGGTTTTGTTACCTATTTATAGCACTTCACTCACTTCAATGTTTTCGTCCCTTTTCAGACCGTTTATCGTAACTGCATTCTGGAGCACAATGAAACATCCAAAAATATACCACCCGGCAGCGCCAATAGTTCGTGCCAGCGTCCCTGGGGAATGGTCGAAGAGGAGGTCTTTCCGAATCTATGGCGAATAATTTACTGGTCTTCGCAGTTTCTCACCTGGTTGATAATGCCCCTGATGCAGTCCTACCTGAAGGCCGGGGATTTTACCATCAAAGGCAAACTCAAGTCCGCTCTGGTGGACAATGCCATATACTACGGCTCGTACCTGTTTATCTGCGGAATTTTGCTGATTTATTTGGCGCTGCAGCCTGGAATCTCTTTGGATTGGCAAAAACTGAAAGCCATTGCGTCGTCAGCTTCAAACACATGGGGTTTGTTCCTTTTAGTGCTGCTGCTTGGCTATGCACTGGTTGAGGTCCCTCGAGGACTATGGAATAACTCAAAACCAGGGTTTACCTTGCAATACGCTTATTTCAAGTTGTCGAAGTTAAGTTCTGAAAAGGCAGAAGCTGAAGAGCACGTGGATGACGTGCTGGAAAGTTTGCAGTCGGCTAGCCGAGCTGTTCCTTCAAGGCACGAACTCCGACCAGCATTGGAAACCATCATCCGAAAGGTACCGACCGAGTTGATGGAACGTGCTCGTCGAATCAGCCGAGATGATGGATCTCCTGTTGCTGTTCCATCGGAAAAAGCCTTGGTAAGGCTGCATCGTCAGGTGATCAAGTCCCTGCAGACGCTCCAGAGAACGGAAGCCCTTTGGAATGTACAGGTGAACAAGGTCCTTCATTTGGAGGATGTCGCAAGAATGCCGTTTCATTGGACCATCGTTTCAAAACTGAATTCCCGAAACATCGAGCAGGATTTGCACGCGCTACGTACAGTCCTACCCTGGAGTGGTACTGGGAATGTGTCGTTAAGGCTCCTTTCCTGAAAGCACTCGCCGTGATCACCGCTTTCCTGTCGTTTGTTGTCGTGTGGAGCGAACTGACGTTCTTCAACCGTGAACCCGTTCTTTCAATTTTTGCGAATGTCTTGGAGATAGCGAAACGAAACTACGATTTTGTGaccattgaaattttctccatgaTGACCTTGTGCTATCTTTGCTATTGCGCCTATTCAACGGTTTTCCGGATCAAGTTCTTAAACTTGTACTATCTGGCTGCTCATCATCAAACGAACGAGTACAGTTTGATATTCAGTGGAATGTTACTCTGTCGATTGACGCCGCCGATGTGTTTGAACTTCCTCGGTATGATTCACATGGACTCCCACATCATCAAGCAACGCATCCTGGAGACGCACTATACTCAGATAATGGGTCATATGGATGTGTTGGGAATCATCTCCGATGGGTTCAACATCTACTTCCCAATGGTAATGTTGGCCTTTTGTCTGGCCACATGGTTTTCTTTGGGAAGCCGAGCCCTGAATGCCCTGGGATTCCAACAGTTTATGCTGAACGAAACAATTGCTACGGAGTTGGTGCAGGAAGGCAAGGATTTGATTGTACGTGAGAAACGCAAACGCCAGAGAGCGGAAGATGCGATTGCGCGACGCCGTGATAACATTTTGAGCAATCTCGGAAGGGATTCCGCCGGGGGAAGTAACGGAAACAATGGCAATGGTAACGGTGGAGGAGTAGGCAATATTCTGTCAAAGTATAAATCACGAAACCTAGACTCGGTGGCCAATTCAGTTGGACCGAATGACGATCTGGTGCGGCATGGTGATCATTTGGATTACAGTACGAATGGAAGCCGAGGAGGGGATTTTTCACGTTCGCTGTCGGACGAAATCAACGAAAGATTCGGTGTGAGTACGAATGTTACGGTGGGTTTCAAGGGATATAACGACTTTGGAGAAGACGACGATGGTCGAGGAGGAAGAGGTAGCAGTAGTGGCGGAGGAGCTCCCCGAGGATTCTTCGACGATGTGTAGGCAGCGAAGTATTATAGAAGAGTGCATTTTACGTAGATTTACGTTTGCGGTGATACTAAGTTTAATTCGTTATCGGTTATAACTTTTCGTTTATGATGTATAGATAATATATgaatatttaacagcaaaaagTTAATCGCTAGAAAACCTTTGGTATCATTCCAGAAATTGCTTGAACATTGTGAGCTGATTAGAGAAATACTAACATAAAGCACCGATAGCACTgataatataaacaaaattggTTTTATATAATTACAAACGTTATAAGATATTATGTACAAGGAGAACCGGCAAACACATAGCGAAGACTTTCAATTTCAATGGCTTACACGTAGCATACAACCAGCAGTAATTGATTAGTTTTGTCAAGTTGCAAGGTTTAACAAAATAGGTTGACTGGGGCAAAACTTAGCAACATTGGGCTGTATCTTCTACCCTCCGTAACTAACAGTTGCCACTAAAATGTATAGCTGTCACAAAAGAAACTCAAGACACAAGAACTACTACAATAATGATTGGCATAAAATATGTATCAATAAATGTATTCTATGCACTACTCCTTAACTTAGCACTTACACACACAAATATAAACCCTTATTAAACACCGCTGTGAAACAAAAACCCTTCTTAGGTTGTAAGCTGAACGTGTAGTCCTTATTATCCCCAATATGGAAGTACTATACCCAACTAGTGAATGgcaaacaaaataaagtgctaacagaaaaaaaaacttgaattcgCCTGTGAGTTCAATAATCCgaaatttcaaatgttcatgAGATTTGTGTTTTTCTTTCCTAGCATTTCTAGTAATTTAGGCTAAATTAGTCTAAAGTGTTCGCTGTAGTATTGATCTGAAGTTCAATGCAGCGCACTATTTTCGACAAAATGTTAAACGCATAGTAACAAGGGCAGAAGTAAATTATGACAACCGAATTCAATTTTATGCTAAAGCTAGAGGCACAAGATATagagcgaattttgtttccgtttgcagcttatgggacctaagctggttacgtaatccgTAGGTTATCCTACCGTTATCCCTATCTGCAACCATGTTCTTCGTTTTGGTAAATACAATCATCAGATGCACGAAGTTCTGCTTGACTGCTCTGCGATCGATACCTGCATGCAAACCCACTTTTACAATTACATAGTGAAACATTTTCGAGGTAATCGAATGTAAACAAAATTCTGTTTTCAGATCCTGAAGTACACTCATACTAGCAAACCCTATTTAGGTTTTGAAAGATTAGTTCAAAATTTGGAATTAACGCAGAAAATTAACAACGGCtcaaaacaataaattattcttgttgcaatcaatcaacttttttaaatttgttgtaAATCAACAAATTGTGCTGAAACAGCAATGacttttatcaaaacaaaacaaaggtATTGTTAGATTTACTGATagcattttcaatttgatttgtttgaaacaacaaaataaaagctttatttcaaattatagaTTTATTTGTTTCAGTCACTTttattgttaattaaaatgagtGCGTAAGGCAAAGTGTGACCCGCCATTTTATTTCGCGCTGTAAACTGAAGATATTCATCCGACTTTTGGAagtgtttcataaaaattgaggcAAATAGACGACAGACCCCTGACTCTCATAATAATAGAAGAATGTGATCAGTAGGTTTTGCAAAGAATATAGAACGTATAGAAAGTCCTGATAATTGACGGACTTTAAGgtaaagatgcatcgaagccatacCTGCATCGAAGACCATAAAACTAGAGAATCTGACAGCCGTTCGCGCTGAATATTGGAATAATTGGTCAACACCAGCGATTGACCagaaagttaaattttcagcacaaactagatttgtgctcttgaaaatgccgggtttagcttcgatgcatctataccttgaaaacaaattttcaaacgcTTCTAACTAGCCAAGCGGTACGTTACAGCTCCTGCAAGACGAGATACAATTTGATTTGCAGAAAATGGTAACGCCATAGAACAGAGAAAATTCTCACTTTTCAATATTTGACATCAAAGTCTATTCAAGGTGTCCATAAAAAGAAAAATTCGGTCATCATTTGAataaggggcctattttgtaaatcgagcagattcatgtgacttgTCTATAGGGaaatgggggtaaaatgaacaccctaagcaattttcatgttttcttgcttatgaagctgtcagataCTTTTTAAATAGcttagaattgaagaaggatgtttatgcaatgtaacaagttcAAATATTGTGATCaaagtataattttattaacattattataattttgaaaatttctttccacagagtcaatgttctaaacatgtgggtaaaatgaacatttaacggggggtaatatgaacatatacttgagggtaaaataaacatacaatgggggtaatatgaacatatactgggggtaaaatgaacatgcagGGGGGGtaaaaatgaacaccattcaaatttACGGGTTGCGGCATGTTTCTcggcatctggtacatgatcAATCCATATCTCACAGATattccggaatcgatggaacgtttagctGCGACCATTTGGATGGTGGTCCATATCTGCctttgtattttctccggaaaactctcggcatctgaaataaaatccggtagtaatcgccctgccatggtgttcatattacccccatctcgagtggttcattttaccccaaaAGAATCAACTTATTCAAATCATTTATTCTAAGAAATTAGAAGATAAAAGTACTTTAaatttccgtctacttatcataaataccttaaagatatgatgtgctGCGCGGTTTCAATAGATTATCCATaattttagtcataaaaaccttgAATTCCGCGAGTGAAAATATGAGAAAACGGggaggcgtactttgtttttgtttacttttccagcttttgacagttctcgatcGCGCTatagttgtcgaaatagtttcttagtctgaggattaaggatggtactaggttttgcatagatttatagcataattaccgtaaaacacaaacctgttcattttaccccccctgttcattttacccacagttcccctattcattgtcgatcaaagtaagcatgcatatttcagatgtcacccgtcgacttccATAGTGGTTTTCACGCCCGATGGTATGGGTgacctagtgtagatgtagttgtgaaccttagaggaaaacaatatgcactcagtctcgaaaaacacccagaatccgtgtataaatttttcaaattgggtaatatttccatatgcattttgatgagtctggaaagcgtgtgcaaatTTCTTTGaggtaaacaaaaacaaactgtgtatgacgagcgtatgctagtctacgtgtgttcaaatgtcactaagctctatggaccaatgcacgagttcactatttgacgtttgagcggtgcggTGTTATTTATGCGACTAGgtaatttggcaccgctcaaacgtcaaattcgtgaactcgtgcattggtccatagtaatccagtcacatagagtgataaCTGTCaagaaactcgagtgacagagctgagtcgagcaaatttttcggtcgacagtgactccagtcgagtcattttgatcgactcgacttataaaatagacccctaaattattgatttttttaattttccttacatagggtgccggtaccaatggttgtaatgtaccagtagatttgactgtggaataaaacgtacatttttccaataaaaacgacatgcgttatttttcatggatagatcgcctctaatTTAGTCGAGTTGCCGAATTTCAgcttttaattctatcaaaaagtcatataaataattaacacGCAGAGAAATACCAgctattcaaaacaataaataactTTGTTGTTCTCAATAAACTTGTTGAATTTGTTGTAATACAAAAAATGCGTTGAAACAGCAATCATTTTTATCAGAATAAAGCAACAGTATTGTTGGATTTACTGAGTACATTTTTAactagatttatttttgaaacaacaaaagaaaaactttacgtcaaatgaaagtttatttgtttcaatttacatCTTTATTGATTCTAATAATTATGCAAAAAAACTGTCTCGCCATTTTGTTGCTTAGTAGAACCGGTGAAAAAGCGAATGTTTCCGATACATTATATTAAATTGAAGTACATGGCGTTGTTAAAATGTTCGTGCGAGAAGTTCAGGTCATAGATTTTTGTATCAGTTTTGGATTAAGGAAAACCagaatcaaatttatttctgGTGAGTATTAACCatcttttttaaaattttaattccaCTAATGCATTCTCCAGTATTGCAGTCAACTCTTACACGAGCCGGTTATTTCATCCCGTCACTTTGTCGCGAAGCGGATAAAGAACATTCTCCAGTTAAATGGATTTTGGTGCATGTTCCAATACTTCTACTttcacaaaataaatgaaaagtagACATTTCGTTTTCGTTGTTTATTGtttaattcctaaaaaaaaaataataataaagggaCTGGGACCAACAAAACagtgtttttatttcaaaaaaacagtgtaatttaatttaaaaaatggaaggttttatttcaatgcaaaaatttgttgtttcaaaagaaaaaatagttgaaacaaaaaaatattttgttgtatCCCGTTTAACGCAGCTGtcaatttcaacaatttttatttttgaaataaattaggagttgttattgaaacaataaaaGTCAATTATAAGCCAGCAaataatacagatatattgttgtaatgatacagaatatatttgatattaaaattgttttctctgcgtgtaagttaacgcaaaaaatttgctcctttgcaccagtagttgccgtcgtgttccagtagtggatcaacgggtgga containing:
- the LOC110680552 gene encoding LOW QUALITY PROTEIN: LMBR1 domain-containing protein 2 homolog (The sequence of the model RefSeq protein was modified relative to this genomic sequence to represent the inferred CDS: inserted 1 base in 1 codon): MVEEEVFPNLWRIIYWSSQFLTWLIMPLMQSYLKAGDFTIKGKLKSALVDNAIYYGSYLFICGILLIYLALQPGISLDWQKLKAIASSASNTWGLFLLVLLLGYALVEVPRGLWNNSKPGFTLQYAYFKLSKLSSEKAEAEEHVDDVLESLQSASRAVPSRHELRPALETIIRKVPTELMERARRISRDDGSPVAVPSEKALVRLHRQVIKSLQTLQRTEALWNVQVNKVLHLEDVXKNAVSLDHRFKTEFPKHRAGFARATYSPTLEWYWECVVKAPFLKALAVITAFLSFVVVWSELTFFNREPVLSIFANVLEIAKRNYDFVTIEIFSMMTLCYLCYCAYSTVFRIKFLNLYYLAAHHQTNEYSLIFSGMLLCRLTPPMCLNFLGMIHMDSHIIKQRILETHYTQIMGHMDVLGIISDGFNIYFPMVMLAFCLATWFSLGSRALNALGFQQFMLNETIATELVQEGKDLIVREKRKRQRAEDAIARRRDNILSNLGRDSAGGSNGNNGNGNGGGVGNILSKYKSRNLDSVANSVGPNDDLVRHGDHLDYSTNGSRGGDFSRSLSDEINERFGVSTNVTVGFKGYNDFGEDDDGRGGRGSSSGGGAPRGFFDDV